Proteins co-encoded in one Flavobacteriaceae bacterium MAR_2009_75 genomic window:
- a CDS encoding sugar phosphate isomerase/epimerase translates to MKTIKGPAVFLAQFVDNKAPFNSLDGMCKWASDLGYKGIQIPTWESFLIDLDKAAESQDYCDELKGKVNSYGLEITELSTHLQGQLVAVHPAYDLMFDNFAPDAVKNNPKARTEWAVDVVKKAATASRRLGISAHATFSGALLWHTWHPWPQRPPGLVEMGFEELAKRWMPILNHFDEEGVDVCYEIHPGEDLHDGDTFERFLKATGNHKRVNILYDPSHFVLQQLDYISYIDHYHEFIKSFHVKDSEFNPTGKKGAFGGYNDWGDRAGRYRSLGDGQIDFKTIFSKLTQYGCDVWAVMEWECCIKSPEQGAREGAKFIQDHIIEATEKTFDDFAGAAIDKEVLKKILGT, encoded by the coding sequence ATGAAAACAATTAAAGGACCGGCCGTGTTTTTGGCCCAATTCGTAGACAATAAGGCACCTTTCAATTCTTTGGATGGAATGTGCAAATGGGCCTCAGATTTGGGGTATAAAGGAATTCAAATACCAACTTGGGAAAGTTTTCTGATCGATTTGGATAAAGCGGCAGAGAGTCAAGATTATTGCGATGAGCTAAAGGGCAAGGTAAATTCATACGGATTGGAAATCACTGAACTTTCAACGCACTTACAAGGGCAATTGGTCGCCGTGCACCCAGCCTATGACCTTATGTTCGATAATTTTGCGCCCGATGCGGTAAAGAATAATCCGAAGGCCAGAACAGAATGGGCTGTTGATGTGGTCAAAAAGGCCGCTACGGCGAGTAGAAGGTTGGGCATATCGGCCCACGCCACATTTTCAGGGGCACTTCTCTGGCACACTTGGCACCCTTGGCCACAGCGTCCGCCCGGACTCGTAGAGATGGGATTTGAAGAATTGGCCAAAAGATGGATGCCCATTTTGAACCATTTTGATGAAGAAGGCGTTGACGTATGTTATGAAATTCACCCAGGTGAAGATTTGCACGATGGTGATACTTTTGAACGGTTTTTGAAGGCTACGGGCAACCACAAGCGAGTGAACATATTATATGATCCAAGTCATTTTGTCTTGCAACAATTAGACTATATCTCCTACATAGACCATTATCATGAATTTATTAAATCTTTTCATGTAAAAGATTCTGAGTTTAACCCTACCGGAAAGAAAGGAGCTTTCGGAGGTTACAATGATTGGGGCGATAGAGCGGGCCGTTATCGTTCTTTAGGCGATGGTCAAATCGATTTTAAAACCATTTTTTCTAAACTGACCCAGTATGGCTGTGATGTTTGGGCGGTAATGGAATGGGAGTGTTGCATTAAAAGCCCGGAACAAGGTGCACGTGAGGGCGCCAAGTTTATTCAAGACCATATCATCGAAGCTACCGAAAAGACTTTTGACGATTTCGCAGGTGCGGCAATTGATAAAGAGGTACTAAAAAAGATTTTAGGAACTTAA
- a CDS encoding guanylate kinase, translating to MKGGKLIIFSAPSGSGKTTIVRHLLEKSDLNLAFSVSATSRPRRAKEKNGEHYYFMSISEFKNHIKGDDFLEWEEVYRDNFYGTLKSEIERLWAEGKNVIFDIDVAGGLRIKRKFPDLTLAVFVKPPSIDELKIRLKKRSTESEDKINMRIAKASVELATAPQFDKVIKNYDLDTALEEAYHLVADFVGSENGNGA from the coding sequence ATGAAAGGCGGTAAACTTATAATATTCTCGGCACCTTCAGGCAGTGGCAAGACCACTATAGTTCGGCATCTTTTAGAAAAATCTGATTTAAATTTGGCATTCTCCGTTTCTGCAACTTCCCGTCCTCGAAGAGCAAAAGAAAAGAATGGTGAACATTATTACTTCATGTCTATTTCAGAATTTAAGAACCATATTAAAGGTGATGATTTTTTAGAGTGGGAAGAAGTATACCGTGACAACTTCTATGGTACCTTAAAAAGTGAAATTGAGCGCTTATGGGCAGAGGGCAAGAACGTTATCTTTGATATTGATGTGGCCGGCGGATTACGTATCAAACGCAAATTTCCTGATTTAACTTTAGCAGTTTTCGTTAAACCGCCAAGTATTGACGAGCTTAAGATACGTTTGAAGAAACGAAGTACAGAGAGCGAAGATAAAATCAACATGCGTATCGCCAAAGCTTCTGTAGAACTGGCAACTGCACCCCAGTTCGATAAAGTAATCAAAAACTATGACCTCGATACGGCACTCGAGGAGGCCTATCACTTGGTTGCCGATTTTGTAGGTAGTGAAAATGGGAACGGAGCGTAG
- a CDS encoding nicotinate-nucleotide adenylyltransferase — protein sequence MKKVGLYFGTFNPIHIGHLVIANHMAEHSELDEIWFVVTPQSPFKKKKSLLDNHHRYEMVYEATKEYPKLKPSKIEFDLPQPNYTVNTLVHLGEKYGNRYHFSLIMGEDNLKSLHKWKNYEVILENHDIFVYPRISEGRVENIFSDHPRIKTVMAPIIEISSTFIRKNHQEGKNIRPLLPEAVWVYMDEMNFYR from the coding sequence ATGAAAAAGGTAGGACTTTATTTCGGTACCTTTAATCCTATTCATATTGGTCATTTGGTAATTGCCAATCACATGGCCGAGCATTCAGAGCTCGATGAAATTTGGTTCGTCGTAACTCCTCAAAGTCCGTTCAAGAAAAAAAAGTCCTTACTCGATAATCACCACCGGTATGAAATGGTGTATGAGGCAACGAAAGAGTACCCGAAACTAAAGCCAAGCAAAATAGAATTTGATTTACCTCAACCCAATTATACGGTAAATACATTGGTTCATTTGGGTGAGAAGTATGGCAATCGATACCATTTCAGTTTGATAATGGGTGAGGATAACCTTAAATCACTACATAAATGGAAAAACTATGAAGTGATTTTAGAAAACCATGATATTTTTGTCTACCCTAGAATTTCTGAGGGAAGGGTAGAAAATATTTTTAGCGACCACCCTAGAATAAAAACGGTGATGGCACCGATTATTGAAATCTCGTCGACCTTTATTCGCAAAAATCACCAAGAAGGTAAAAATATTAGACCCTTACTACCTGAAGCCGTCTGGGTCTATATGGATGAAATGAACTTCTACCGATAA
- a CDS encoding Cysteine-rich secretory protein family protein, whose product MRSSILISFALGSFLFLSCSNDEPTLENEELSIDLSNSARLEAINLYQDFYLASSTSTSSELWTGDEPSCNPGTTPQTIKDKIFLRLDYYRKAVGLNNTLTENDSKSTKAQDAALMMHANGSLNHFPPNSWKCFTDAGKEAAANSLLTSISGAAAIDSYIRDQGAENAAVGHRRWLLWPRLQEMGIGNTSRYNALWVIGNPGTTPADAPDFIAWPPEGFIPKQVVYPRWSFSIANADFSTTTVRMRYKNGGAVSLQTEELSGAFADNTIVWQPDFNLNIIDSDTVFVVTLNSVGINGEETDFEYEVVVIDASDEN is encoded by the coding sequence ATGCGTTCTTCAATTTTAATAAGCTTTGCTTTAGGTAGTTTTCTATTTCTCAGCTGCAGTAACGATGAGCCAACTCTTGAAAATGAAGAGCTATCGATCGACCTAAGCAATAGTGCAAGATTAGAAGCCATTAATCTGTATCAAGATTTTTATCTGGCTTCATCAACATCGACATCATCGGAATTATGGACAGGCGATGAACCATCTTGCAACCCGGGCACAACACCTCAAACGATTAAAGACAAAATTTTTCTTCGCCTTGATTATTACAGAAAGGCTGTTGGACTCAATAACACCTTAACCGAGAACGATTCAAAAAGTACCAAGGCTCAAGATGCCGCTTTAATGATGCATGCCAACGGAAGCCTCAATCACTTTCCACCGAATAGCTGGAAATGTTTCACCGATGCAGGAAAAGAAGCCGCTGCAAATTCTTTATTGACTTCGATTAGTGGGGCAGCTGCCATCGACTCTTACATTCGCGATCAAGGTGCTGAAAACGCAGCTGTAGGTCACAGAAGGTGGCTTTTATGGCCAAGACTACAAGAAATGGGCATAGGCAATACTAGCCGATATAATGCGCTTTGGGTGATTGGCAACCCCGGAACGACACCTGCAGATGCTCCCGATTTTATTGCTTGGCCTCCTGAAGGTTTTATACCAAAGCAAGTAGTGTATCCACGTTGGTCATTTTCAATAGCTAATGCTGATTTTAGTACTACTACAGTCAGAATGAGATACAAAAATGGTGGTGCAGTCAGTTTACAAACTGAAGAATTAAGTGGAGCTTTCGCCGACAACACCATTGTTTGGCAACCCGACTTCAACTTGAATATCATAGATTCAGACACAGTTTTTGTGGTCACATTAAATTCGGTGGGTATTAACGGAGAAGAAACCGATTTCGAGTACGAAGTAGTTGTAATCGATGCTTCCGACGAGAATTAG
- a CDS encoding phosphate transporter family protein, translating into MGENLYLFMIIALAVLAITDLVVGVSNDAVNFLNSAIGSKAISFRTIMIVASVGIALGAMSSNGMMEVARKGIFNPSEFVFSEIMIIFMAVMITDILLLDFFNTLGMPTSTTVSIVFELLGAAVAVSIVKIFNNNDSLSALGSYINTEKATEIIIGILLSVVVAFSVGAIVQFISRLLISFKFDQKPKWVGAIFGGFAITSIIYFIIVKGLKSAALFSPSVMEFISSNPEIFLLLNFVAWTILSLLASTIFKWNIYVIVIILGTFALAMAFAGNDLVNFIGVPLAALASYEAWSQSTIAADQYTMEGLSTAVQTPTHLLLLSGIIMVITLWFSSKAKNVVKTSVDLSRQDEGDERFQPNFLSRQIVKFSISASENLGGILPSAWSKRIDTQFEKPYVYIPKSRIQDLPAFDFVRAAVNLMVASVLISLATSMKLPLSTTYVTFMVAMGSSLADRAWGPESAVYRVAGVLNVIGGWFFTAISAFTAAAIIAYIIHLGGIWAIGTLLIIAFLLIGKNYLSHSKKVKETKLEEKLEKAESNSIIGVIEESSANISLAINRANKIYTQSIDGLAKHDIDTLRKSKKGISKLNKEVEGLRDNIFYFIKNLDESSVGTSNFYLTILSYLQDMTQSLEYIAKAGYKHVHNNHKKLRFNQIKDLKETDGYIDDLFSEIKLIFETQDFLKLTELIVNKQELFQKLDLKIQKQVERTRTDESSPKNTALYFSLLLETKDLLVATMNLLETYDGHANVKV; encoded by the coding sequence ATGGGCGAGAATCTTTATCTATTTATGATTATAGCACTAGCTGTGCTAGCCATAACGGACTTAGTCGTTGGAGTAAGTAATGATGCGGTAAATTTCTTGAATTCGGCCATTGGCTCGAAGGCAATTTCTTTCCGAACTATAATGATAGTTGCCAGTGTAGGCATAGCACTTGGGGCCATGTCATCTAACGGCATGATGGAGGTAGCCCGAAAAGGCATTTTCAATCCTTCAGAGTTCGTCTTTTCCGAAATCATGATCATTTTCATGGCGGTAATGATTACCGATATACTTCTTTTGGATTTTTTCAATACGTTGGGTATGCCAACTTCGACTACGGTCTCAATTGTTTTTGAACTTTTGGGAGCCGCGGTTGCCGTATCAATCGTCAAAATTTTCAATAATAACGATTCATTATCGGCTCTTGGGTCTTATATAAATACTGAGAAAGCCACTGAAATAATCATCGGCATATTACTCTCGGTAGTTGTGGCCTTTTCAGTGGGCGCCATTGTTCAGTTTATATCGCGTCTCTTAATTTCATTTAAGTTCGATCAGAAGCCAAAGTGGGTCGGGGCGATATTTGGCGGGTTCGCTATTACATCGATTATCTACTTTATTATTGTAAAAGGTTTAAAGAGCGCCGCGCTTTTCAGTCCGTCTGTAATGGAATTCATTAGTAGCAACCCTGAAATATTTCTTTTATTGAATTTCGTTGCTTGGACCATTCTTTCACTGCTAGCATCTACTATTTTTAAATGGAATATTTATGTAATTGTAATCATATTAGGAACCTTTGCCTTGGCTATGGCCTTCGCCGGAAATGATTTGGTCAATTTTATTGGCGTTCCCCTTGCGGCCCTAGCATCCTATGAAGCATGGAGCCAATCTACCATTGCTGCCGATCAGTATACAATGGAGGGTCTTTCAACCGCTGTTCAAACACCTACCCATTTGCTGCTACTTTCAGGTATAATTATGGTAATCACCCTTTGGTTCTCATCTAAAGCTAAGAACGTTGTAAAAACTAGTGTAGACTTATCTAGACAAGATGAAGGTGATGAACGGTTTCAGCCAAATTTTTTATCTAGGCAAATCGTCAAATTCAGTATAAGCGCTTCTGAAAATCTTGGAGGCATTTTGCCTAGTGCTTGGTCAAAAAGAATCGACACTCAGTTTGAAAAGCCATATGTTTATATTCCTAAGAGCCGTATACAAGACTTGCCCGCTTTTGATTTTGTTAGAGCCGCAGTAAACCTGATGGTTGCAAGCGTTCTTATTTCTTTGGCTACATCGATGAAATTACCCCTCTCTACCACTTACGTGACTTTTATGGTGGCTATGGGCTCATCTCTGGCCGATCGGGCTTGGGGGCCTGAAAGTGCCGTATATCGTGTGGCGGGCGTTTTAAATGTAATCGGGGGTTGGTTCTTTACAGCCATAAGCGCTTTTACCGCGGCAGCGATAATTGCATACATTATTCATTTAGGTGGTATTTGGGCTATAGGTACTTTACTTATAATCGCATTCTTGCTTATTGGAAAGAACTATTTGTCACACTCTAAAAAAGTCAAAGAGACCAAGCTAGAGGAAAAACTTGAAAAGGCCGAAAGCAACTCGATTATCGGTGTTATTGAAGAGAGCTCGGCGAACATATCGTTGGCAATCAATAGGGCCAATAAAATTTACACCCAAAGTATCGACGGGCTGGCCAAACATGATATTGACACGCTTAGAAAAAGCAAAAAGGGCATCTCTAAACTAAATAAAGAAGTTGAAGGCCTTAGAGATAATATCTTCTATTTCATCAAAAATCTTGATGAATCGAGTGTTGGTACAAGTAATTTTTACCTCACGATACTAAGTTATCTTCAAGATATGACCCAGTCATTGGAGTATATAGCTAAAGCGGGTTATAAGCATGTGCATAACAACCACAAAAAATTAAGGTTCAATCAGATAAAAGACCTTAAGGAAACCGATGGGTATATTGATGACTTGTTTAGTGAAATTAAGTTAATTTTCGAAACGCAAGATTTCTTGAAATTGACCGAATTGATTGTCAATAAACAAGAGCTTTTTCAAAAACTTGATCTCAAAATTCAAAAGCAGGTAGAACGTACCCGTACCGATGAATCGAGCCCTAAGAACACTGCGCTATACTTTAGTCTATTATTAGAAACTAAAGATTTACTGGTGGCCACCATGAATTTATTAGAGACCTATGATGGGCATGCCAATGTAAAGGTTTAG
- a CDS encoding iron complex outermembrane receptor protein (manually curated): MPQRKNMRTLLIFVALIICSSSMVAQSEGSIKGNIIDLEMAGEPLMFASVSVEGTDHHTETNFNGNFEFTGVEPGTYNLEISSLGYETQLVAIEVLPNDSIQIQQGLSAKSISMEEVSALEKNTSNDFIKSAAYAGQ; this comes from the coding sequence TTGCCGCAAAGAAAAAATATGAGAACCTTATTAATATTCGTTGCCTTAATAATATGCAGTAGTAGTATGGTCGCTCAAAGCGAAGGATCTATCAAGGGAAACATTATTGACCTTGAAATGGCCGGAGAACCTTTAATGTTTGCGAGTGTATCAGTTGAAGGCACCGACCATCATACGGAAACAAATTTCAATGGAAATTTTGAATTTACCGGAGTGGAACCCGGTACTTATAATTTAGAAATTAGTTCTCTAGGGTACGAGACCCAATTGGTGGCTATTGAAGTTTTACCTAATGATTCAATTCAAATACAACAAGGGCTTAGTGCAAAGTCTATTTCTATGGAAGAAGTTTCTGCCCTAGAAAAAAATACAAGCAATGATTTTATCAAATCTGCCGCTTATGCAGGGCAATGA
- a CDS encoding dGTPase: MNWESLLSLKRHGDTLKRLRKEQDETRLGFEVDYDRIIFSSAFRSLQDKTQVIPLSNTDFVHTRLTHSLEVSVVGRSLGRIAGRKILEKHPYLKEVHGYRFNDFGAIVAAAALAHDIGNPPFGHSGEKAIGEYFTNGMGGKYQSVLSSKEFQDLIDFEGNANGFRLLSKSRAGVDGGLRLSYATLGAFMKYPKESLPKKPTKHIADKKFGFFQSDLSGFAEIANELGLKQTRSGADISYSRHPLTFLVEAADDICYTIIDFEDGINLGLISEDFALEYLIKLVKDNINTKKYNSLAFKEDRLSYLRALAINTLITDAVNVFIENEDSILNGEFEVSLLDKSKYEAQISDIISLSVEKVYRSQEVVEKEIAGYKIISDILDVYTTALIRKSEAQASNYDRLMIQTLPELYQLTDGSTYDILLNTCCYVASLSDSAAVHIHNKIMGKQL, from the coding sequence ATGAATTGGGAAAGCTTACTCTCTTTAAAACGACATGGTGATACGCTAAAAAGACTAAGAAAAGAACAAGATGAGACTCGTTTGGGTTTCGAGGTCGATTATGATCGAATAATCTTTTCAAGTGCATTTAGAAGCTTACAAGATAAAACTCAAGTTATACCCTTGTCAAATACCGATTTCGTACATACCAGATTGACCCACAGTTTAGAAGTGTCGGTCGTTGGTAGAAGTTTAGGAAGAATAGCCGGTAGAAAAATTCTTGAAAAGCACCCTTATTTGAAAGAAGTTCATGGTTACCGTTTCAATGATTTTGGAGCTATTGTAGCCGCTGCCGCTCTCGCTCACGATATCGGTAACCCGCCTTTTGGCCATAGTGGTGAGAAGGCTATTGGTGAGTACTTTACAAACGGGATGGGAGGTAAATACCAATCGGTTTTATCGTCAAAAGAGTTTCAAGATTTGATTGATTTTGAAGGAAACGCAAACGGATTTCGACTCTTGTCTAAATCAAGGGCCGGTGTAGACGGAGGGCTAAGATTAAGTTATGCAACGCTGGGAGCTTTTATGAAATACCCTAAGGAATCTTTACCTAAGAAGCCGACGAAACATATCGCAGATAAAAAATTCGGTTTTTTTCAATCTGATTTGTCGGGATTTGCTGAAATAGCAAATGAACTTGGCTTAAAACAAACAAGAAGTGGAGCAGACATCTCTTATTCGAGACATCCATTAACATTTTTGGTAGAGGCTGCCGATGATATTTGTTATACGATTATCGATTTCGAAGATGGTATCAATCTTGGTCTTATATCTGAAGATTTCGCTCTTGAATATTTAATTAAATTGGTTAAGGATAATATTAATACCAAAAAGTATAATTCTTTGGCCTTTAAAGAAGACCGGCTTAGTTATTTAAGGGCATTAGCCATTAATACACTGATTACCGATGCAGTGAACGTTTTTATAGAGAACGAAGATTCTATATTAAATGGTGAATTTGAAGTGTCATTGCTCGATAAAAGTAAATATGAAGCACAAATAAGTGATATTATATCCTTAAGTGTTGAGAAGGTATATCGCTCTCAAGAGGTAGTCGAAAAAGAGATTGCAGGTTATAAGATTATCTCCGACATCTTAGATGTATACACTACTGCCTTAATTCGAAAAAGCGAAGCTCAAGCTTCTAACTACGATAGATTAATGATACAAACGTTACCAGAACTGTATCAACTTACCGATGGTTCTACCTATGATATTTTGCTGAACACTTGTTGCTATGTTGCCAGTCTTTCCGATAGTGCGGCAGTACATATTCATAATAAAATTATGGGGAAACAACTCTAA
- a CDS encoding 1-deoxy-D-xylulose-5-phosphate synthase → MTILQQIEYPEDLRKLKLSDLSALALELRQFIIDIVSTKEGHLGASLGVVELTIALHYVFNTPHDKLIWDVGHQAYGHKIITGRKNIFETNRQFGGISGFPKRKESEYDAFGTGHSSTSISAILGMALAAKLRGEYNRNHIAVIGDASIASGMAFEGLNHMGVTNANVLIILNDNAIGIDPSVGALKKYLTNVKKGTAKDENIFECLNFNYSGPIDGHNVQKLVNELERLKSVDGPKLLHVITTKGKGLKKAEEDQVTYHAPGKFNRLTGEREKKSSDDLPAKYQDVFGHTLVELAQKNPKIVGITPAMPTGSSLKFMMEQMPDRAFDVGIAEQHAVTMAAGMAAEGLTVYCNIYSTFLQRAYDQVIHDVALQNLPVIFCLDRAGLVGEDGATHHGIYDLAYLRCIPNLIIFSPLNETELRNMLYTAQLGLENPLVIRYPRGRGVQINWRKPFETIEIGSAQELKKGTEIAVLSIGHMGNLVTEALMQIEDNSKIGHFNMRFVKPLDKNKLRSIFKTYRSVITLEDGCCAGGFGSAVLEFANEIESKVKIHIMGIEDRIIEHGPLKYLQHQAKIDVTAIKNQIKKILHVQQ, encoded by the coding sequence ATGACGATATTGCAGCAAATCGAGTACCCTGAAGACCTTCGCAAATTAAAGTTAAGCGACCTGTCGGCTCTTGCCCTAGAACTGCGACAGTTCATTATAGATATTGTATCTACCAAAGAGGGCCATTTAGGTGCCAGTCTAGGCGTTGTTGAACTTACGATCGCACTACACTATGTTTTTAACACTCCCCATGATAAATTGATATGGGATGTGGGCCATCAAGCGTACGGGCATAAGATAATTACCGGTAGAAAAAACATTTTTGAAACCAATCGTCAATTTGGTGGCATCAGCGGTTTTCCGAAGCGAAAAGAAAGTGAGTACGATGCTTTTGGAACCGGCCATAGCTCAACATCTATATCGGCAATTTTAGGTATGGCCTTGGCCGCTAAATTGCGAGGTGAGTACAACAGAAATCATATTGCAGTAATTGGTGACGCTTCGATTGCCAGCGGAATGGCTTTTGAAGGCCTAAACCACATGGGCGTTACCAATGCCAATGTTCTGATAATTCTCAACGATAATGCCATAGGTATAGACCCAAGTGTAGGGGCGCTTAAAAAGTACTTGACAAACGTTAAAAAAGGTACCGCCAAAGATGAAAATATATTTGAATGTTTGAACTTTAATTACTCTGGACCTATCGACGGTCATAATGTGCAAAAATTGGTCAATGAGCTTGAGCGATTAAAATCGGTAGATGGGCCGAAATTACTGCATGTTATTACCACCAAGGGTAAGGGTCTCAAAAAAGCCGAAGAGGATCAGGTCACCTATCACGCTCCGGGAAAGTTTAACAGATTGACTGGGGAGCGAGAGAAAAAATCAAGTGATGACTTACCGGCTAAATACCAAGATGTTTTCGGACATACCCTAGTAGAATTGGCCCAAAAGAACCCAAAAATTGTAGGTATTACTCCTGCCATGCCTACCGGCAGCTCTTTAAAATTTATGATGGAGCAAATGCCTGATCGAGCTTTTGACGTAGGTATTGCCGAACAGCACGCAGTAACAATGGCAGCAGGTATGGCCGCAGAAGGGCTAACAGTTTACTGCAATATTTACTCCACCTTTTTGCAAAGGGCCTATGATCAGGTTATTCATGATGTCGCTTTACAAAACTTGCCTGTTATTTTTTGCCTAGATCGCGCAGGGCTTGTTGGCGAAGATGGTGCAACCCACCATGGCATCTACGATTTGGCATACCTTAGATGTATACCCAATCTCATCATTTTTTCGCCATTGAACGAAACTGAGCTACGAAACATGTTGTACACGGCACAGCTAGGCCTTGAGAATCCTTTAGTGATTAGATACCCCAGGGGCAGGGGTGTTCAAATCAATTGGAGAAAACCGTTCGAAACCATTGAAATCGGTAGTGCACAGGAACTTAAAAAAGGTACGGAAATTGCAGTTCTTTCTATCGGTCATATGGGTAATTTAGTCACAGAGGCACTCATGCAAATTGAAGATAATTCTAAAATTGGCCATTTTAATATGCGCTTTGTAAAACCCCTAGACAAAAATAAGCTTCGCAGCATATTTAAGACCTATCGAAGCGTCATAACGCTTGAAGATGGTTGTTGCGCTGGTGGTTTTGGATCTGCAGTATTGGAGTTTGCCAATGAAATAGAAAGCAAAGTGAAAATTCATATAATGGGCATAGAAGACCGTATTATCGAACACGGGCCTTTGAAATATCTTCAGCACCAAGCAAAAATTGATGTAACAGCCATTAAAAACCAAATAAAAAAAATTCTTCATGTGCAGCAATAG